The following coding sequences lie in one Pirellulales bacterium genomic window:
- a CDS encoding type II toxin-antitoxin system HicA family toxin has translation MKKPIEAVLELASRSVCDPLVGRRYNGIAHVPRKIRALVKDLQDAGFAIVPGGGKGSHRKFMHATYEGAVTLSGRDGDDAKKYQEKQVTRAIEQLER, from the coding sequence TTGAAGAAGCCGATTGAAGCCGTTCTGGAATTGGCTTCGCGCAGCGTTTGCGATCCACTGGTCGGCCGACGTTATAATGGGATTGCACACGTGCCCAGAAAAATCCGTGCGTTGGTTAAGGATTTGCAAGATGCGGGTTTTGCGATCGTCCCCGGCGGTGGCAAAGGGTCGCACCGAAAGTTCATGCACGCGACGTACGAGGGGGCGGTAACGCTCAGCGGTCGGGACGGCGACGATGCAAAAAAATATCAAGAGAAACAAGTAACGCGTGCCATCGAGCAATTAGAGCGATGA
- a CDS encoding DUF2924 domain-containing protein gives MKPEVAAEVARLDKMSVHDLSGRFKEVFGEECRSRHKRYLVRRIAWRLQAMSEGDLTDRARRRADELANDAEIRVTPPRIAKLADDCVAAIKMPAAKDSRLPPPGNWIEREYKGQVLRVLVLADGFEFDGHRFRSLSAVAKRVTGSHVNGFLFFHLWRKT, from the coding sequence ATGAAGCCAGAAGTTGCCGCTGAAGTGGCGCGGCTCGACAAAATGTCGGTCCACGACCTTTCGGGCCGATTCAAAGAAGTGTTCGGCGAAGAGTGCCGCAGCCGGCATAAGCGGTACTTGGTCCGTCGAATTGCGTGGCGACTGCAAGCGATGTCCGAGGGCGATCTGACCGATCGTGCCCGACGACGCGCCGACGAATTGGCCAACGACGCCGAGATTCGCGTGACGCCTCCCCGCATCGCCAAGCTGGCGGACGATTGCGTCGCGGCGATCAAGATGCCGGCCGCGAAGGACTCCCGGCTCCCGCCGCCCGGCAATTGGATCGAGCGCGAGTACAAGGGCCAAGTGCTTCGCGTGCTGGTGTTGGCCGACGGCTTCGAGTTCGACGGCCATCGGTTTCGGTCACTCTCAGCCGTCGCCAAGCGGGTCACCGGCTCGCACGTGAACGGCTTCCTGTTCTTCCATTTGTGGAGGAAAACATGA
- a CDS encoding recombinase family protein, translating to MSREKTPSTPAIRCAIYTRKSSEEGLDLEFNSLDAQRESAEAFIASQQREGWVCLPEHYDDGGFSGGSMDRPALNRLLGDIAAGKVDCVVVYKVDRLGRSLLDFARIMETFDKNSASFVSVTQQFNTTHSMGRLTLNVLLSFAQFEREIIGERIRDKIAAQRRKGKWAGGVPVLGYDIDRTNPSPKLVINAEEATQVRRIFSLYLELGSLLPVAEELARRGWRNKAWTTKKGGARGGRAFDKCSVYALLTNPIYIGKIKHKADIYDGEHPPIIDAAVFQKVQLTLQQHGRGRGNCLINKYGALLKGLLNCQACGQAMVHTFTGRGSKRYRYYTCIKAIKSGWATCPTKSLPAAEIEATVVDQIRCIARDAELRDEVLRQACSATDTDVGELATQRQQLERQLARDHAEIRRMTLLPEPSSATTARIADLHERVARAEQQLAQVRNRLDEVERQRINEADVSAAFADFDNVWNALSSREQAQVLRLLVARVEFDPAESTVAISFHPSAIKSLAEANLEDVA from the coding sequence ATGAGTCGTGAAAAGACACCATCGACGCCGGCAATCCGCTGCGCGATCTACACCCGTAAGTCGAGCGAAGAAGGCCTGGACCTCGAATTCAATTCGCTCGACGCCCAGCGCGAATCGGCCGAGGCGTTCATCGCCAGCCAACAACGCGAGGGCTGGGTTTGCCTGCCCGAGCATTACGACGACGGCGGTTTTTCCGGCGGCAGCATGGACCGGCCCGCGCTCAACCGTCTCCTGGGCGACATCGCCGCAGGGAAAGTCGATTGCGTGGTCGTCTACAAGGTCGATCGGCTCGGCCGGTCGCTCTTGGACTTCGCGCGGATTATGGAGACGTTCGATAAGAACAGCGCCTCGTTCGTCTCGGTCACGCAGCAGTTCAACACGACCCATTCGATGGGCCGCTTGACGCTCAATGTTCTCCTTTCGTTCGCTCAGTTCGAGCGGGAGATCATCGGCGAACGCATCCGCGACAAGATCGCCGCACAGCGCCGGAAGGGGAAATGGGCCGGCGGCGTTCCCGTGTTGGGCTACGACATCGACCGCACCAATCCCAGTCCCAAGCTCGTCATAAACGCCGAAGAGGCCACGCAGGTGCGGCGCATCTTCAGCCTCTACTTGGAACTCGGCTCGCTCCTACCGGTCGCCGAAGAACTGGCCCGTCGCGGTTGGCGGAACAAAGCCTGGACGACCAAGAAGGGCGGCGCTCGCGGCGGACGGGCGTTCGACAAATGCTCTGTCTACGCGCTTTTGACCAACCCGATCTACATCGGCAAGATCAAGCACAAGGCGGACATCTACGATGGCGAACACCCTCCGATCATCGACGCGGCCGTGTTCCAGAAGGTTCAACTGACGCTCCAGCAGCACGGCCGCGGGCGCGGCAACTGTCTGATCAACAAATACGGCGCTTTGCTGAAGGGCCTGCTTAATTGCCAAGCGTGCGGCCAAGCGATGGTCCACACCTTCACGGGTCGCGGATCGAAGCGATACCGCTACTACACGTGCATCAAGGCGATCAAGAGCGGTTGGGCCACGTGCCCGACCAAGTCGCTGCCCGCCGCCGAGATCGAGGCGACGGTCGTCGATCAGATTCGCTGTATCGCGCGCGACGCCGAGCTCCGCGACGAAGTGTTGCGGCAGGCGTGTTCGGCCACGGACACCGACGTTGGCGAACTGGCAACCCAACGCCAGCAACTCGAACGCCAGTTGGCTCGCGACCACGCGGAAATTCGTCGCATGACGCTGCTGCCCGAGCCGAGCAGCGCCACGACAGCCCGAATTGCCGATCTCCACGAGCGCGTCGCTCGCGCGGAACAACAATTGGCCCAAGTGCGAAACCGGCTCGACGAAGTGGAGCGCCAACGGATTAACGAGGCCGACGTTTCGGCGGCGTTCGCCGACTTTGACAACGTCTGGAACGCTCTAAGTTCGCGCGAGCAGGCCCAGGTGCTCCGGCTTCTGGTCGCCCGCGTTGAATTCGACCCCGCTGAGAGCACGGTCGCCATCTCGTTTCATCCTTCCGCCATCAAGTCGCTGGCCGAAGCCAACTTGGAGGACGTCGCATGA
- a CDS encoding anti-phage dCTP deaminase, translated as MEQKLSCLGGKGSWSDLNENQKQFRHQNGGILNWYASTGTINFQGPSPGRPELEAAVKGAMNVEALVDGETASAPAPADGLVDLRQVPAETLDIDSFLPAGGTRSATAVAGAQGYLGQKYSDSELVIGLVGAVGTELKLAIDFLLERLRVFKYEVVEVRVSTDIIPQVVDAPAEAYASEYARIRGLMDLGNEARRTTGDNSVLALGVAAKISADRPTENGSPKPFARRAYVVNSLKHPEEIARLREIYPEAFYVIGVHADAKRRHDYLTETKRLSDQEAVELMRRDEDEHLPYGQRTSDAFHLSDFFVRIDENHDKLRNSVFRILDVLFGGPYITPTFDEYAMFMAFAAALKSADLSRQVGAVIARERQILSTGANDCPKYGGGGYWAEYDHDHHDIRDAPDGRDYMRGEDSNRVEQQRIIEDILTRAGDAVSDRERLRSALEASRLADITEYGRMVHAEMEALLALARGNVSSVGAALYGTTFPCHNCAKHIVAAGIKRVVYIEPYPKSKAAEFHSDSISLGFSDDEKTVHFEPFVGVGPRRFFDLFSMRLGSGYPLKRKDNDGQVVQWTPEGARLRIQMLPASYVELELVASSLFNAVRKKKETNHDGK; from the coding sequence TTGGAACAGAAGCTCTCCTGCCTTGGTGGGAAGGGTTCGTGGTCAGACTTGAACGAGAATCAAAAGCAGTTTCGTCACCAGAATGGCGGCATTCTCAACTGGTACGCGTCGACAGGAACGATCAACTTCCAAGGGCCCAGCCCGGGACGGCCGGAGTTGGAGGCGGCAGTCAAAGGGGCGATGAACGTCGAAGCCCTCGTGGACGGCGAGACAGCGTCTGCCCCTGCGCCCGCCGACGGCCTCGTCGACCTCAGACAGGTGCCGGCCGAAACACTGGATATTGATTCATTCCTTCCGGCGGGCGGTACTCGAAGCGCAACCGCTGTTGCGGGCGCGCAGGGCTATCTCGGACAAAAGTATTCCGACTCCGAGCTAGTTATCGGCTTGGTCGGGGCGGTTGGAACCGAGCTAAAGCTTGCCATCGACTTCTTGTTGGAGCGGTTGAGGGTTTTCAAGTACGAGGTTGTTGAAGTCCGCGTCTCAACTGACATTATCCCGCAAGTCGTCGATGCTCCCGCCGAGGCATACGCGAGTGAATACGCTCGAATTCGAGGGCTGATGGATTTGGGCAACGAGGCACGCCGAACAACAGGAGACAACTCAGTCTTGGCGCTCGGTGTTGCAGCGAAGATCTCTGCGGATCGTCCAACTGAAAACGGCTCGCCGAAGCCGTTCGCAAGACGCGCTTACGTCGTGAATTCGCTCAAGCATCCGGAAGAAATCGCGAGGCTGCGTGAAATCTATCCCGAGGCATTTTACGTGATTGGCGTCCACGCAGACGCCAAGCGTCGTCACGACTACCTGACGGAAACCAAGCGCCTGAGCGATCAAGAGGCTGTCGAACTTATGCGTCGCGACGAGGACGAGCATTTGCCCTATGGACAGCGAACCAGCGACGCGTTTCATTTGTCGGACTTCTTCGTCCGCATTGATGAAAACCACGACAAGCTGCGGAATAGTGTATTTCGGATTCTCGACGTCTTGTTCGGTGGCCCATACATTACTCCGACATTCGACGAGTACGCGATGTTCATGGCGTTTGCTGCGGCGCTCAAATCTGCCGACCTTTCCCGGCAGGTTGGCGCGGTGATCGCGCGTGAGCGCCAAATCCTATCAACCGGCGCAAACGATTGCCCGAAATACGGCGGCGGCGGATATTGGGCGGAATATGATCACGATCACCATGACATCCGCGATGCCCCAGACGGTCGCGACTACATGCGCGGCGAAGACTCAAACCGGGTCGAACAACAACGAATCATTGAGGACATTCTGACTCGGGCCGGCGATGCGGTTTCGGATCGCGAACGGCTTCGCAGCGCCCTTGAAGCGAGTCGACTTGCGGACATCACCGAATATGGCCGAATGGTTCACGCTGAGATGGAAGCATTGCTAGCGCTAGCACGGGGCAACGTCAGCTCAGTCGGCGCAGCCCTGTATGGCACGACATTTCCTTGTCACAACTGTGCGAAGCACATTGTCGCTGCCGGAATCAAACGAGTCGTGTACATTGAGCCCTACCCGAAGAGCAAAGCGGCAGAATTTCATAGCGACTCGATCAGCCTTGGGTTTTCCGACGATGAAAAGACAGTTCATTTTGAGCCCTTCGTGGGAGTCGGTCCCCGACGCTTTTTCGACCTGTTTTCGATGAGGTTGGGTTCCGGTTATCCTCTTAAGCGGAAGGACAACGATGGCCAGGTCGTGCAATGGACGCCAGAAGGGGCGAGGCTCAGGATTCAAATGCTTCCGGCCTCATACGTCGAACTCGAACTGGTCGCGAGTTCGCTTTTCAATGCTGTTCGGAAGAAAAAGGAGACGAACCATGACGGAAAATAA
- a CDS encoding ATP-binding domain-containing protein: MEQAAQDLKLKGFTIAQFLSPHRFDPATQRYRLSERPAEVGARTVIIDEASMLTEEMFGALIQALKGVHRLILIGDHRQLPPIGPGRPFVDIIRHLVPEGIVEQFPRVAPGYAELTIRRRQAGQEREDLQLAEWFSGSPIAPGEDDVFDKVVASGQSKHVRFVQWDSADEMREKLVETLVAELELASRDDIAGFDRMLGGEPWNDMRFFNVFNPKLPEKLGAAQTSEGWQILSPVRVGPHGVPDLNRLIHKQFRQQMIDASRKQRNRKYPKPMGPEEIVYGDKVINLTNTDPSLYWFRHRKIFPTKDNPYIANGEIGMAVGYYMRNGAPDFRWKLEVEFASQPGYKYNFTSRDFGEDGNPILELAYALTVHKSQGSEFGTVFIVLPNPCRLLSRELLYTALTRQKDRVVILHQGPRGDLRKFASDARSETARRLTNLFAAPSPIAVDGRFYEENLIHRTSKGEWVRSKSEVIIADHLYRHGIEPPIYELPLTIGGKTKYPDFTIEDAESGVNYYWEHCGMLHVPSYLRRWKEKLAWYEANGIREGGGPNGTLIVTRDEANGSIDSAKIDKLLDELFGG; this comes from the coding sequence ATGGAACAAGCGGCGCAAGACCTAAAGCTCAAGGGCTTCACCATCGCGCAGTTCCTCAGCCCTCACCGCTTCGATCCGGCGACGCAACGCTATCGGCTTTCGGAACGACCCGCCGAAGTTGGCGCGAGAACCGTCATCATCGACGAAGCGTCCATGCTGACGGAGGAGATGTTCGGCGCTCTGATTCAGGCGCTCAAGGGCGTTCATCGACTGATCCTCATCGGCGATCACCGCCAATTGCCTCCGATTGGACCGGGCCGGCCATTCGTGGACATCATCCGGCATTTGGTTCCCGAAGGCATCGTGGAGCAATTCCCGCGCGTCGCACCAGGCTACGCCGAGTTGACCATCCGTCGCCGCCAAGCAGGGCAGGAGCGAGAAGACCTTCAGCTCGCCGAATGGTTCAGCGGATCGCCCATTGCGCCTGGAGAGGATGACGTGTTTGATAAGGTCGTCGCCTCGGGCCAGAGCAAGCACGTTCGGTTCGTGCAATGGGACTCTGCCGACGAAATGCGGGAAAAGCTCGTTGAGACTCTCGTCGCGGAGCTTGAACTGGCAAGCCGTGACGACATCGCGGGATTCGACCGCATGCTTGGCGGCGAACCGTGGAACGACATGCGGTTCTTCAACGTGTTTAATCCCAAATTGCCGGAAAAGCTGGGCGCGGCCCAGACCTCAGAGGGCTGGCAAATCCTTTCCCCGGTGCGAGTTGGTCCGCACGGCGTACCCGACCTCAACCGGCTCATTCACAAGCAATTTCGGCAGCAGATGATCGACGCTTCTCGCAAGCAGCGGAATCGAAAATATCCGAAGCCAATGGGGCCGGAGGAAATTGTCTACGGCGACAAGGTCATCAACCTGACCAATACCGATCCGAGCCTTTACTGGTTTCGTCACCGCAAGATATTTCCGACGAAAGACAATCCCTACATCGCCAACGGTGAAATCGGAATGGCGGTCGGCTACTACATGCGGAACGGCGCTCCCGATTTCCGTTGGAAACTGGAAGTCGAGTTCGCTTCGCAGCCCGGTTATAAATACAACTTCACGAGCCGCGATTTCGGGGAAGACGGCAATCCAATTCTTGAGTTGGCTTACGCGCTCACGGTCCATAAGTCGCAAGGGAGCGAGTTCGGGACGGTGTTCATCGTCCTGCCCAATCCATGCAGGCTGCTGTCGCGCGAGTTGCTCTACACGGCGCTCACACGGCAGAAGGACCGCGTCGTAATTCTTCATCAGGGGCCGCGTGGAGACCTGCGGAAATTCGCTTCCGATGCGCGATCGGAGACCGCCCGCCGCCTGACGAACCTCTTCGCTGCCCCTTCGCCGATCGCAGTCGATGGCCGCTTCTATGAGGAAAACCTGATCCATCGAACCTCAAAGGGGGAATGGGTGCGGTCGAAGTCCGAGGTGATCATCGCCGATCATCTGTATCGTCATGGGATCGAGCCGCCGATTTATGAGTTGCCACTGACCATCGGCGGAAAAACGAAGTACCCGGACTTCACGATTGAGGATGCGGAATCGGGTGTGAACTACTACTGGGAACACTGCGGGATGCTGCATGTGCCCAGCTACCTGCGGCGGTGGAAAGAAAAACTCGCCTGGTACGAGGCCAACGGAATCCGGGAAGGCGGCGGCCCCAACGGCACACTGATCGTGACGCGCGACGAGGCAAACGGCAGCATTGACTCGGCGAAAATCGATAAACTGCTAGATGAACTCTTTGGTGGATAA
- a CDS encoding DEAD/DEAH box helicase family protein: protein MNSLVDKRDPMPNEADTCRRYVVPRLQSAGWENDPHRINEQVTFTDGRIIVTGRRGRRRPGKRADYILRYRADFPIGVVEAKPTYATSGDGLQQAKDYAEILGLKFAFATNGHGIVEFDYTTGLEREIDAFPTPAELWARLVSSQSLGATAAEQLLTPAYRLSGKSPRYYQEIAINRAIQAVVQGDPRILLTMATGTGKTFVAFQICWKLWSARWNRTGEHRRPRILYLADRNILVDEPMAKDFAPFGEARWKIAGGKAVQSREMYFAIYQSLAQDVNRPGLYREFASDFFDLIIVDECHRGSARDDSNWREILEYFKPAFQLGMTATPRRQDNADTYNYFGDPLYTYSLRQGIADGFLAPYRVHRVVTTWDAAGWRPSQGDLDRYGRQIPDEEYHTSEFERVVSLKARTEAVAHHLTEYLRRTDRFAKTIVFCVDQEHADEMRRAISNLNSDLVRDNPDYVCRVTSDEGDIGRGHLSHFQDVERRTPVLLTTSQLLTTGVDAQTVQNVVLVRIINSMTEFKQIIGRGTRVRDDYGKLFFSILDYTGSATRQFADPDFDGEPIIDTTQHIDDEGEPTGDETVVTPEQEPELEDEGGGELPPDEPEGQRRKFYFDGGQVEIATHLVYELDPDGDQLRVMQFTDYTADKVRTLFRNAAELRGQWADPEGRRGIIDRLEERGIDFDHLAETANQPDADPLDLICHLAFNAPLRTRRERAQRLRTEKKDFFEQFGSDARQILDELLDKYTEHGTAQFVIPDVLEVPPISEHGNVIEIATRFGGVDQLRKAVIELQTLLYAAA from the coding sequence ATGAACTCTTTGGTGGATAAACGCGACCCCATGCCGAATGAAGCCGATACCTGCCGGCGCTACGTTGTCCCGCGGCTCCAATCCGCTGGGTGGGAGAACGATCCGCACCGCATCAACGAGCAGGTGACCTTCACGGACGGCCGGATCATCGTCACTGGTCGGCGTGGGCGCAGGCGACCGGGAAAACGGGCCGACTACATTCTCCGCTATCGGGCTGACTTTCCGATCGGCGTCGTCGAGGCCAAGCCTACCTACGCCACGTCGGGCGACGGCCTGCAGCAGGCCAAGGACTATGCCGAAATCCTGGGGCTGAAATTTGCCTTCGCCACCAACGGGCACGGAATCGTCGAATTCGACTACACGACGGGGCTGGAACGCGAGATCGACGCCTTCCCGACGCCAGCCGAACTCTGGGCCCGCCTTGTCAGCAGTCAGTCGCTCGGGGCCACCGCCGCGGAACAATTGCTGACGCCGGCCTACCGTCTGAGCGGCAAGTCACCGCGTTACTATCAGGAAATCGCCATCAATCGAGCCATCCAGGCGGTGGTCCAGGGCGATCCGCGTATCTTGCTGACAATGGCGACGGGCACGGGAAAGACGTTCGTCGCATTCCAGATCTGCTGGAAGCTGTGGTCGGCGCGCTGGAACCGCACGGGCGAACACCGTCGACCTCGAATTCTATATCTCGCCGACCGCAACATCCTCGTCGACGAGCCGATGGCCAAGGACTTTGCACCATTCGGTGAGGCGCGGTGGAAGATCGCCGGCGGCAAGGCGGTGCAAAGCCGCGAAATGTATTTCGCCATCTACCAGTCGCTCGCCCAAGATGTGAACCGACCTGGGCTCTATCGCGAGTTCGCCTCCGACTTCTTCGATCTGATCATCGTTGATGAGTGCCATCGCGGCAGCGCCCGCGACGACAGCAATTGGCGCGAGATTCTCGAATACTTCAAGCCGGCATTCCAACTCGGCATGACCGCTACGCCCCGCCGCCAGGACAACGCCGACACCTACAACTATTTTGGCGATCCGCTCTACACCTATAGCCTTCGGCAAGGTATCGCCGATGGCTTTCTGGCCCCGTACCGCGTCCACCGCGTGGTGACCACATGGGACGCCGCCGGATGGCGACCGAGCCAGGGCGACCTGGATCGATATGGCCGCCAGATTCCCGACGAGGAATACCACACCAGCGAGTTCGAGCGAGTCGTTTCGCTGAAGGCACGCACCGAGGCAGTCGCCCACCACCTGACCGAATACCTTAGGCGGACCGATCGGTTCGCAAAAACGATTGTCTTTTGCGTCGACCAAGAGCACGCCGACGAAATGCGCCGGGCGATCAGTAATCTGAATTCCGACCTCGTGCGCGACAATCCCGACTATGTGTGCCGGGTGACGTCGGACGAAGGCGATATTGGCCGTGGCCATCTCAGCCATTTCCAAGACGTGGAGCGCCGCACGCCGGTGCTCCTGACCACGTCGCAATTGCTCACGACGGGCGTCGACGCCCAAACGGTGCAGAACGTTGTGCTGGTGCGGATTATCAACTCGATGACTGAATTTAAGCAGATCATCGGCCGCGGCACCCGCGTCCGCGACGACTACGGCAAGCTGTTCTTCAGCATCTTGGACTATACCGGCTCGGCAACGCGGCAGTTCGCCGACCCGGATTTCGACGGCGAACCGATCATCGATACGACACAACACATCGACGACGAAGGCGAGCCCACCGGCGACGAAACGGTCGTCACGCCCGAACAAGAACCGGAACTGGAGGACGAGGGCGGCGGTGAGTTGCCGCCCGATGAACCCGAAGGCCAGCGCCGCAAATTCTACTTCGATGGCGGCCAAGTGGAGATTGCGACGCACCTCGTTTACGAACTTGACCCGGACGGCGATCAACTTCGTGTCATGCAATTCACGGACTACACGGCCGATAAGGTTCGCACGCTTTTCAGAAACGCGGCCGAACTCCGCGGCCAGTGGGCCGACCCCGAGGGGCGGCGTGGAATTATCGATCGGCTCGAAGAGCGCGGGATCGACTTCGACCACTTGGCGGAGACAGCGAACCAGCCCGATGCCGACCCGCTCGACCTGATCTGCCACTTGGCCTTCAACGCGCCGCTCCGCACCCGCCGCGAACGGGCTCAACGACTACGCACTGAGAAGAAAGATTTCTTCGAGCAGTTTGGGTCCGACGCGCGACAAATTCTGGACGAACTGCTCGACAAATACACCGAGCATGGAACCGCCCAGTTCGTCATTCCGGACGTTCTGGAAGTGCCGCCAATCAGTGAGCACGGCAACGTGATCGAAATCGCGACGCGATTTGGCGGCGTCGATCAATTGCGCAAGGCGGTAATTGAATTGCAAACCTTGCTTTATGCGGCCGCATAG
- a CDS encoding class I SAM-dependent DNA methyltransferase — MAKKQAKMASAKPKKAEAPKTTAQQLGSLIKSARDIMRKDKGLNGDLDRLPLLTWIMFLKFLDDREKLEEARAGIAGKKYKTAIEAPYRWRDWATNKQGITGDELIAFVNQDEAVRPDGKRGAGLLSYLRSLQSSNGDRRRDVIATVFEGVVNRMVSGYLLRDVINLVDSIHFDSTEEIHVLARLYESMLREMRDAAGDNGEFYTPRPVIQFMVAVTNPKLGEVILDPACGTAGFLTESFTHLEKQCKTVQDRKVLQERSIRGGEAKPLPYMLAQMNLLLHGLDAPAIEYGNSLAVKITELGEKDRVDVILTNPPFGGEEEAGIRGNFPADKQTSETALLFLQLIMRKLRRPSAGHEHSGRAAVVVPHGTLFGDGVAARIKEELLKDFNLHTVVRLPFGVFSPYADIPTNLLFIDRSGPTKDIWYYETPLPEGRKKYSKTNPIRIEEFADCIKWFQLKRRRETDQSWRVQASDILKYDASGTLISCNLDIKNPHSADALEHLPPERLAEDILLDERRIIEIMEEIKAELAEVCK, encoded by the coding sequence ATGGCCAAGAAGCAAGCCAAGATGGCTAGCGCGAAACCCAAGAAGGCCGAAGCACCCAAAACAACGGCGCAGCAATTGGGAAGCCTCATTAAATCGGCGCGCGACATCATGCGCAAGGACAAGGGACTCAATGGCGACCTGGATCGCCTGCCCTTGCTGACCTGGATCATGTTCCTAAAGTTTCTCGACGATCGCGAGAAGCTGGAAGAGGCGCGCGCCGGCATCGCGGGCAAGAAATACAAGACAGCAATTGAGGCTCCATATCGCTGGCGCGATTGGGCGACCAATAAGCAAGGCATCACTGGCGACGAGTTGATTGCGTTCGTGAATCAAGACGAGGCCGTGCGGCCGGACGGCAAACGCGGCGCGGGCCTCTTGTCATATCTGCGCAGCCTTCAGTCGTCGAACGGCGACCGGAGGCGAGACGTGATCGCCACGGTGTTCGAGGGCGTCGTCAACCGAATGGTGTCCGGCTATCTACTCCGCGACGTCATCAATCTGGTTGATAGCATTCACTTCGATTCGACCGAGGAAATCCATGTCCTGGCGCGACTGTACGAGTCGATGCTGCGCGAAATGCGCGACGCGGCGGGCGACAACGGCGAGTTTTACACGCCCCGCCCCGTGATTCAGTTCATGGTCGCGGTCACCAATCCAAAGCTTGGCGAAGTGATTCTCGACCCGGCGTGCGGCACCGCCGGTTTTCTGACGGAGTCGTTCACCCATCTGGAAAAACAGTGCAAGACTGTCCAGGACCGCAAGGTGCTTCAGGAACGCAGCATTCGTGGCGGCGAGGCCAAACCGCTGCCCTACATGCTCGCGCAGATGAACCTGCTGCTGCACGGTCTCGACGCGCCCGCCATCGAATACGGCAACAGTCTCGCGGTGAAGATCACGGAACTCGGCGAAAAGGACCGCGTCGATGTCATTCTTACAAATCCGCCCTTCGGCGGCGAAGAAGAAGCCGGCATTCGCGGCAATTTCCCGGCGGATAAGCAGACCAGCGAAACTGCATTACTGTTCTTGCAGTTGATCATGCGGAAACTACGGCGGCCAAGTGCTGGACATGAACACAGTGGCCGAGCGGCGGTAGTCGTCCCGCACGGCACACTCTTCGGCGACGGTGTCGCGGCAAGGATCAAAGAAGAACTCCTCAAGGACTTCAATCTACATACTGTGGTGCGGCTGCCGTTCGGAGTGTTCTCACCGTATGCCGACATTCCAACAAATCTTCTTTTCATCGACCGTTCGGGGCCGACGAAGGACATCTGGTACTACGAAACGCCGCTGCCGGAGGGCCGAAAGAAGTATTCTAAGACCAATCCAATTCGGATTGAGGAATTCGCAGATTGCATCAAATGGTTTCAGTTAAAGCGACGCCGCGAGACGGACCAGTCCTGGCGAGTTCAGGCGTCCGACATCCTGAAGTACGACGCTAGTGGCACACTCATTTCGTGCAACCTGGACATCAAGAATCCGCACAGTGCGGATGCCCTCGAACATCTGCCGCCGGAACGACTAGCAGAAGACATCCTGCTGGACGAGCGGCGGATCATTGAAATCATGGAAGAGATCAAGGCCGAGCTTGCGGAGGTCTGCAAATGA